The Ahaetulla prasina isolate Xishuangbanna chromosome 4, ASM2864084v1, whole genome shotgun sequence genome has a window encoding:
- the LOC131198566 gene encoding histone H2A type 2-C-like isoform X2 produces MSGRGKQGGKARAKAKTRSSRAGLQFPVGRVHRLLRKGNYAERVGAGAPVYLAAVLEYLTAEILELAGNAARDNKKTRIIPRHLQLAIRNDEELNKLLGKVTIAQGGVLPNIQAVLLPKKTESHKAKGK; encoded by the coding sequence ATGTCCGGACGCGGCAAGCAAGGAGGCAAAGCCCGGGCTAAGGCCAAGACTCGCTCTTCCCGCGCCGGGCTGCAGTTTCCCGTGGGCCGCGTTCATCGCCTGCTCCGCAAGGGCAACTACGCCGAGAGAGTGGGAGCCGGGGCTCCCGTCTACCTGGCCGCGGTACTGGAATACCTGACGGCTGAAATCTTGGAGCTGGCGGGCAACGCAGCCCGGGATAACAAGAAGACGCGGATCATCCCGCGCCACTTGCAGCTGGCCATCCGCAACGACGAGGAGCTGAACAAGCTGTTGGGCAAAGTCACCATCGCCCAGGGAGGCGTCCTGCCTAACATCCAAGCCGTCCTGCTGCCCAAGAAGACCGAGAGCCACAAGGCCAAAGGGAAGTAG
- the LOC131198567 gene encoding histone H2B 5-like, translating into MPEPAKSAPVPKKGSKKAITKTQKKGDKKRRKSRKESYSIYVYKVLKQVHPDTGISSKAMSIMNSFVNDIFERIAAEASRLAHYNKRSTITSREIQTAVRLLLPGELAKHAVSEGTKAVTKYTSSK; encoded by the coding sequence ATGCCCGAACCGGCTAAATCTGCCCCGGTGCCCAAAAAGGGCTCCAAGAAAGCCATCACCAAGACCCAGAAGAAAGGGGACAAGAAGCGCAGGAAGAGCCGCAAGGAGAGCTACTCCATCTATGTCTATAAGGTGCTGAAGCAGGTCCATCCCGACACCGGCATCTCCTCCAAGGCCATGAGCATCATGAACTCCTTCGTCAACGACATCTTTGAGCGCATCGCGGCTGAGGCTTCCCGCCTGGCTCACTACAACAAGCGCTCCACCATCACCTCCCGGGAGATCCAGACGGCCGTCCGCCTCCTCCTGCCCGGAGAGCTGGCCAAGCACGCCGTCTCCGAGGGCACCAAGGCCGTCACCAAATACACCAGCTCCAAGTAA
- the LOC131198566 gene encoding histone H2A type 2-C-like isoform X1, producing the protein MSGRGKQGGKARAKAKTRSSRAGLQFPVGRVHRLLRKGNYAERVGAGAPVYLAAVLEYLTAEILELAGNAARDNKKTRIIPRHLQLAIRNDEELNKLLGKVTIAQGGVLPNIQAVLLPKKTESHKPSSTKPTHSVTQPRYKLCPGTS; encoded by the exons ATGTCCGGACGCGGCAAGCAAGGAGGCAAAGCCCGGGCTAAGGCCAAGACTCGCTCTTCCCGCGCCGGGCTGCAGTTTCCCGTGGGCCGCGTTCATCGCCTGCTCCGCAAGGGCAACTACGCCGAGAGAGTGGGAGCCGGGGCTCCCGTCTACCTGGCCGCGGTACTGGAATACCTGACGGCTGAAATCTTGGAGCTGGCGGGCAACGCAGCCCGGGATAACAAGAAGACGCGGATCATCCCGCGCCACTTGCAGCTGGCCATCCGCAACGACGAGGAGCTGAACAAGCTGTTGGGCAAAGTCACCATCGCCCAGGGAGGCGTCCTGCCTAACATCCAAGCCGTCCTGCTGCCCAAGAAGACCGAGAGCCACAAG CCATCTTCAACAAAGCCTACGCACTCTGTCACCCAACCCCGCTACAAACTGTGCCCTGGAACGTCCTGA